In Flavobacterium cerinum, one genomic interval encodes:
- a CDS encoding PLDc N-terminal domain-containing protein: protein MNDLLLFKIKEMDVFYWQLFLLFLIAFIIFSLFRLSKSRLESDRKIIWCILILAFPVLGSLAYFIVGNK, encoded by the coding sequence GTGAATGATTTATTACTATTTAAAATTAAAGAAATGGATGTATTCTATTGGCAATTGTTCCTGCTGTTTTTGATTGCATTTATCATTTTCAGCTTGTTTCGATTAAGTAAATCGAGATTGGAATCGGATAGAAAAATTATCTGGTGTATACTGATACTTGCCTTTCCGGTTTTGGGAAGTCTGGCCTATTTTATCGTAGGAAATAAATAA
- a CDS encoding ankyrin repeat domain-containing protein: protein MTINIKQLFIASVMFASVTLHAQQNVFLERSFWKTNPDITKIKSEIQKGGNPSQLNSNAFDPVVFAITEQASNDAIKFLLSQDGNDVNKLTHDGRTYLFWAAYKGNIELMEYLLSKGAKTDLKDDKGYTVLNFAAASGQANTKVYDLCLKNGANLKKDLDHEGANALLLIAAYDKDFTLIDYFTTKGLDLKSTDANGNTAFNYAARTGNITTLKALLKKGVKFNDNAMIFASQGTRSTANTLDVYQFLEELKIKPTAIGKNGETVLHAIVRKDKQGEIIKYFLSKGVDVNQPDKEGTTAFMNAAASNSDVEVINILLPMVKDINQANKKGQAALALAVRYNSPEVVRILLNKGADVKAVDAAGDNVVAYLMQSYTPQKAEMFQAKLKTLEQTGINVAAPQKNGNTLYHMAVAKNDISLIKLVESYNVDINSKNKEGMTALHKAALIAQDDTILKHLINLGAKKSAVTEFKETAFDLASENEALTKNKVAIDFLK from the coding sequence ATGACTATAAACATAAAACAGCTATTTATCGCTTCGGTAATGTTTGCTTCTGTAACGCTACACGCGCAACAAAATGTATTTTTAGAAAGATCATTCTGGAAAACCAATCCGGATATTACTAAAATCAAATCGGAAATCCAAAAAGGAGGAAACCCGTCACAACTTAATAGTAATGCTTTTGATCCGGTAGTGTTTGCTATAACGGAACAGGCTTCTAATGATGCAATTAAATTCCTGTTGTCACAGGATGGTAATGATGTTAATAAGCTTACACACGACGGAAGAACCTATCTTTTTTGGGCCGCTTATAAAGGAAACATCGAGTTGATGGAATATTTGTTAAGCAAAGGAGCAAAAACCGATTTAAAAGATGATAAAGGCTATACGGTATTAAATTTCGCTGCTGCTTCAGGACAAGCCAATACAAAAGTATATGACCTGTGTCTTAAAAACGGAGCTAACCTTAAAAAGGACCTAGATCATGAAGGAGCTAATGCACTTCTTTTGATCGCTGCTTATGATAAGGATTTTACGTTAATCGATTATTTTACGACTAAAGGACTGGATCTTAAAAGTACCGATGCAAACGGTAATACAGCTTTTAATTATGCAGCCAGAACAGGGAATATCACTACGTTAAAAGCGTTATTAAAAAAAGGAGTGAAGTTTAATGATAATGCTATGATTTTTGCCAGTCAGGGTACTCGTAGCACTGCTAATACACTGGATGTTTACCAGTTTCTGGAAGAGTTGAAAATTAAGCCGACGGCTATCGGGAAAAACGGAGAAACGGTATTACATGCGATCGTAAGAAAAGACAAACAAGGTGAAATTATTAAATATTTCCTTTCTAAAGGTGTAGATGTAAACCAACCGGATAAAGAAGGAACTACTGCATTTATGAATGCTGCTGCGAGTAATAGTGATGTTGAAGTAATCAATATCTTATTGCCGATGGTTAAAGATATCAATCAGGCGAATAAAAAAGGACAGGCAGCATTGGCATTGGCAGTGCGTTACAATTCTCCTGAAGTAGTTCGTATCTTATTAAATAAAGGAGCTGATGTTAAAGCGGTTGATGCAGCCGGGGATAACGTAGTGGCTTACCTGATGCAATCGTATACACCACAAAAAGCAGAAATGTTCCAGGCGAAATTAAAAACATTGGAACAAACAGGTATAAATGTTGCAGCACCTCAGAAAAACGGAAATACGTTGTATCATATGGCTGTAGCTAAAAATGATATATCGTTAATTAAACTTGTCGAAAGTTATAATGTTGACATCAACAGTAAAAATAAAGAAGGAATGACTGCCTTGCACAAAGCAGCTTTGATCGCTCAGGATGATACGATCTTAAAGCACCTGATTAATCTTGGTGCTAAAAAAAGTGCGGTAACCGAATTTAAAGAAACTGCATTTGACCTGGCTTCTGAAAATGAAGCATTGACTAAAAATAAAGTAGCTATCGATTTCTTAAAATAA
- a CDS encoding DUF2271 domain-containing protein, which yields MKNWYKIALALALTLGSGLTMMAQKSGSSKYKCMVQMTNYPGEGAYIVVSLIDPKGAYEKTLYVMGDDKKWYKDIKEWYKFHSKKPSNISAITGASVSGGERSITVLELENAKIDAGYSLRFETAVENQEYRVKDIEFPLTTANLSGKNEGTGYIRYVRISPN from the coding sequence ATGAAAAACTGGTATAAAATTGCCTTGGCTCTGGCTTTAACCCTTGGTTCCGGACTTACGATGATGGCACAAAAAAGCGGATCTTCTAAATATAAATGTATGGTTCAGATGACGAACTATCCGGGAGAAGGAGCGTATATTGTTGTATCGTTAATTGATCCGAAAGGCGCTTATGAAAAAACGCTTTATGTGATGGGTGATGATAAAAAATGGTACAAGGACATTAAAGAATGGTATAAATTTCATTCTAAAAAACCGTCTAATATCAGTGCAATTACAGGAGCATCCGTATCAGGAGGTGAAAGAAGTATAACAGTACTGGAATTGGAAAATGCTAAGATTGATGCCGGATACAGTCTTCGTTTTGAAACCGCTGTGGAAAATCAGGAATATCGCGTTAAGGATATTGAATTTCCTTTGACAACCGCTAACCTGTCCGGTAAAAATGAAGGTACGGGATATATCCGTTACGTACGTATTAGTCCGAATTAA
- a CDS encoding PepSY domain-containing protein, with product MTISIWRYSHLTLAVSSFLFIALASITGIVLAFEPVLQKTQPYREGDFNQITVAEMIPVLKKEYAEITDVTIDANQFVIAKVIDDNGNDTTIYVNPKTGKSLGTVPKENAFFQWVTTLHRSLFLHETGRIFIGITAFLLFLIATSGTVLVIQRQRGIKRFFQRIIKENFAQYYHVVLGRLTLIPILIITITGTYLSLVRFELVPSDTKITHKIDFDAIRSEPAGKPADFKVFKNMPLSEVQSIEFPFSEDVEDYYTFKLKDKELVVNQITGDILSEISYSKATIFSNLSLTLHTGRSSAVWAVILAIAAANILFFIYSGFVITLKRRGNRIRNKFKGDESRFIILVGSENGTTFRFANALQQQLLKQGEKSYITEMNNYTVFPNAEQLILITATYGLGDAPTNASKFLSLLEKFPQQQNVQFSVLGFGSRSYPDFCKFAYDINNTLNLQTWAQPLLDIHTVNDKSPDDFQRWMNLWSQTTAIPFSEPIPDFKLKPKQLQSFTVVSKTELAHTDGAFLIQLKPNKKQRFRSGDLLAIYPANDHRERLYSVGKVNHNLQLSVKLHTDGLGSSFLYHLKVGETFKGRISKNEHFHFPEKARKVIMISNGTGIAPFLGMLDENKNADCYLYCGFRGEASFALYNESIDGYLSKLQLKEVHIAYSREGEKQYVKDLLARDSEFIAATLKSGGVIMICGSLAMQQNVTALLEVICSEQNNVELGYYQSHDQILTDCY from the coding sequence ATGACCATCTCTATATGGAGATACAGCCATTTAACTTTGGCTGTATCTTCTTTTCTCTTTATAGCACTAGCCTCAATAACGGGAATTGTTCTTGCTTTTGAACCCGTTTTACAAAAAACACAACCGTATCGCGAAGGTGATTTTAACCAAATCACCGTGGCAGAAATGATTCCGGTACTAAAAAAGGAATATGCCGAAATTACAGATGTAACGATCGATGCGAATCAGTTTGTTATCGCTAAAGTAATTGATGATAACGGAAATGATACTACGATTTATGTAAATCCCAAAACCGGAAAATCATTAGGGACAGTTCCAAAAGAAAATGCCTTTTTTCAATGGGTAACCACGTTACACCGTTCTCTTTTTTTACATGAAACCGGTCGGATTTTTATAGGTATAACTGCTTTTTTACTTTTTCTTATCGCCACTTCAGGAACCGTTTTAGTGATACAACGACAACGCGGAATTAAACGTTTTTTCCAGCGTATCATAAAAGAGAATTTTGCTCAGTATTATCATGTGGTGCTGGGACGATTAACACTGATTCCGATTTTAATTATTACAATAACCGGAACCTATCTGTCACTGGTTCGATTTGAATTAGTACCATCGGATACCAAGATTACACATAAGATTGATTTTGATGCTATCCGATCAGAACCGGCCGGAAAACCAGCTGATTTTAAGGTGTTTAAAAATATGCCGTTATCCGAAGTGCAATCGATAGAATTTCCTTTTTCGGAGGATGTAGAAGATTACTATACATTTAAATTAAAAGATAAGGAACTGGTTGTCAATCAGATTACCGGTGATATTCTAAGTGAGATCTCCTATTCTAAGGCGACCATTTTTTCCAATTTGAGTCTTACATTACATACCGGGCGGTCGAGTGCCGTTTGGGCCGTTATTTTGGCAATAGCCGCCGCTAATATCCTGTTTTTTATCTATTCCGGTTTTGTTATTACATTAAAAAGACGTGGTAACCGAATCCGTAATAAATTTAAAGGAGATGAAAGCCGGTTTATCATTTTGGTCGGATCTGAAAACGGAACAACTTTCCGCTTTGCGAATGCATTACAGCAACAATTACTAAAGCAGGGTGAAAAGTCCTATATCACCGAAATGAATAATTATACCGTTTTCCCTAATGCAGAACAATTGATTTTGATAACGGCAACATATGGTTTGGGAGATGCTCCTACGAATGCTTCAAAATTCCTGTCATTATTGGAAAAGTTCCCACAACAGCAAAACGTTCAGTTTTCGGTTTTAGGTTTTGGTTCCAGATCCTATCCGGATTTCTGCAAGTTTGCGTATGACATTAATAATACACTTAATTTGCAAACCTGGGCACAACCTTTATTGGATATCCATACAGTGAATGATAAGTCACCGGATGATTTCCAACGTTGGATGAATTTATGGTCACAAACTACAGCTATTCCGTTTTCAGAACCGATACCGGATTTTAAACTAAAACCAAAACAATTACAATCGTTTACCGTAGTTTCAAAAACAGAATTGGCTCATACCGACGGTGCTTTCCTGATTCAACTTAAACCAAATAAAAAACAAAGATTCCGATCGGGTGATCTACTGGCTATTTATCCTGCGAATGATCATCGTGAACGACTTTATTCGGTCGGAAAAGTGAATCATAATTTACAGTTGAGTGTCAAATTACATACCGATGGATTAGGATCATCATTTTTATACCACTTAAAAGTAGGAGAGACCTTTAAAGGCCGAATTTCCAAAAATGAACATTTTCATTTCCCGGAAAAAGCCCGTAAAGTAATCATGATTTCAAACGGAACCGGAATTGCTCCGTTTTTAGGAATGCTGGACGAAAATAAAAATGCCGATTGTTATTTATACTGTGGTTTTAGAGGAGAAGCTTCTTTTGCATTGTACAACGAAAGTATAGACGGATACCTTAGCAAACTACAATTAAAAGAAGTGCATATTGCTTATTCGCGAGAAGGAGAAAAACAATATGTAAAAGATTTATTGGCACGGGATTCGGAATTTATAGCAGCAACTTTAAAATCCGGTGGCGTGATCATGATTTGCGGATCATTGGCAATGCAACAAAACGTAACCGCTTTACTTGAAGTAATCTGTAGCGAACAAAATAATGTGGAATTGGGCTATTACCAATCACATGATCAAATATTGACTGACTGTTATTAG
- a CDS encoding pyridoxal phosphate-dependent decarboxylase family protein has protein sequence MYYWKKLTVTERQTRIQRALAENVDFSKDASLGYPASKLDGKVFYEEAPFLKDAPMLQSFVANPNHIGCHTFGTSEKAFKGTQEIEREVLDIIAVDIFHSDPEHFDGYIAPGGTEANIQALWIYRNYFMNTVGAQPNEIAILASEDTHYSIPKGANLLMIDWLKAPVDFLTRSIDVSLLDNLLTTAKNNGKKYFIVVANMGTTMFGSVDNPDVYTNALEKQQLDYKLHIDAAYGGFVYPFSNAASTLDFRNPKISSVTIDAHKMLQAPYGTGIFICRKGLIQNVLTKEAEYVEGLDLTLCGSRSGSNAVAVWLILSTYGAHGWFEKVSILQMRTAWLCQQLDLLEITYFREPFMNIVTIQAAYIPEPIANRYNLVPQKHDASNQWYKIVVMDHVEIDHLTAFITELQDAAIMNEILL, from the coding sequence ATGTATTACTGGAAAAAATTAACAGTTACAGAACGACAAACTCGCATTCAGCGGGCATTGGCAGAAAATGTTGACTTTTCAAAAGATGCTTCATTAGGTTATCCGGCGTCTAAATTGGATGGAAAAGTATTTTACGAAGAAGCACCGTTTTTAAAGGATGCTCCTATGTTGCAATCGTTTGTAGCCAATCCGAATCATATCGGATGTCATACATTTGGCACTTCCGAAAAAGCTTTTAAAGGAACTCAGGAAATTGAACGCGAAGTACTTGATATAATTGCTGTTGATATATTTCACTCCGATCCGGAACATTTTGACGGTTATATAGCGCCCGGAGGAACCGAAGCGAATATACAGGCGTTGTGGATTTATCGAAATTATTTTATGAATACAGTGGGAGCCCAACCAAATGAAATCGCAATTCTGGCTTCGGAAGACACCCATTATTCTATTCCAAAAGGTGCAAATCTACTAATGATCGATTGGTTAAAAGCTCCTGTGGATTTTCTAACCCGGTCAATCGATGTATCCCTTCTGGACAATTTACTTACTACAGCCAAAAATAACGGAAAGAAATATTTTATTGTAGTTGCTAATATGGGAACAACCATGTTCGGTTCAGTAGACAATCCGGATGTTTACACTAATGCGCTGGAAAAACAACAATTGGATTACAAACTACATATTGATGCGGCATACGGCGGTTTTGTTTATCCGTTTAGTAATGCTGCCTCTACTCTTGATTTCCGTAATCCGAAAATAAGTTCTGTTACTATCGATGCGCATAAAATGCTTCAGGCACCCTATGGAACCGGTATTTTTATTTGTCGTAAAGGACTTATTCAAAATGTACTGACTAAAGAAGCCGAATATGTAGAAGGTCTTGATCTTACGCTTTGCGGAAGTCGCTCCGGCAGTAACGCTGTTGCTGTTTGGTTAATCCTTTCTACTTACGGTGCTCACGGATGGTTTGAAAAAGTATCCATATTACAGATGCGTACAGCATGGTTATGTCAACAACTGGATTTACTTGAAATAACCTATTTCAGAGAACCGTTTATGAATATTGTAACCATTCAGGCTGCCTATATTCCGGAACCGATAGCAAACCGTTATAATCTGGTTCCGCAAAAACACGATGCTTCTAATCAATGGTATAAAATTGTTGTGATGGATCACGTGGAAATTGACCATCTGACCGCTTTTATTACTGAATTACAGGATGCTGCCATTATGAATGAAATTTTATTATAG
- a CDS encoding lamin tail domain-containing protein: protein MKTHLHKTFGNACLLFTSLLATTVMWGQVTLPGTSPYSENFNTTPGTTGTSYPTGWSSYNGTAVDNAMTVGNAASTSGANYNYGSKIGILGSGSAFAPGSIVLRLTNTTGKSGLKISYDVIKIREQARSNSFDLEISTTSATSGFTPVAGGAYASGSLAEGTVTNYTDIDLSAINNLSGNVWIRWKYDEISGSGSRDGIALDNVVLSWGADAPTVTTVAASAIAAASATLNGTVNANGTTTAASFNWGISSAYGNSIAATPSSVSGTTVTGISAALNSLLPNTQYYFRAVGISGSTVTNGTGSNFYTAANTPGLLTVNNPGIYTLDITVTTTSQNSNPAVTTYAIRETNGSYVQANGTLGVNPVWRTAAQWGTITVTGLADNTPYTFSAKARNQATPALETSFGPDATQSTLVNTLPTLTVGNIRAFGEVCVNQFSNTSNFTVEGINLTTDAVVVGPLAGFVFSETETGTYTASVSIAQTGGTFSKTVYIRFAPVDAIAYSGNIAIVGGGAPAVTISASGTGINTLSSITTIEAGALSAATAKVTSEVSIEGCSTVTERGIVYSTSANPLIGGTNVIKVTDAGTGIGNYTTSLSGLIGGTVYHTKGYSVNNGGVTYGQELTFTTDPVIAPVATDATNITHNSFTANWDASAGAASYRLDVSESATFGSSAPATDLFFSEYVEGTSTNKYVEIFNGTGASVDLSNYRVRLYSNGSSSASGSANDVQLSGTLANGSTVVLRNSGASIYSGTATVVASVNFNGNDAVALYKISTASNVDIIGRIGQDPGSAWTSGSLSTMDQTLVRKASVIAGVTVNPTSGFPTLATEWDALPLNDVSNLGTHTFDGIAPSFLAGYENVTVNNTQFNVTGLTPEKHYYYRVRAVAGNTSGNSNTIEVLTIANTQPTFTVTELANFGEVCANGLSTVKNMTVSGINLTTDNIEVGPAAGFTFATDAAGPFTATLTLTQTGGTYSQIVYVRFEPTTATVYNTNVTIAGGGTSITTVANGTGVNKAAVVATNTAEVLSAYDANVTGEVTDEGCSLVIERGILVSSNPSPVIGGTDVIAYSDSGTGIGAYTVNVSDLFGGTLYYTRSYAINDGGTSYGQVLTFTTNPVPAPVATPATAVTANSFTANWDEVFGAMSYRVDVSESPTFGSTAAATDLFFSEYVEGSSTNKYLEIYNGTGAAVNLSDYRVRLYSNGSTSASGSANDVQLSGTLANGSTIVIRNSGASIYSGSATVVASVNFNGNDAVALYKISTNSNVDIIGRIGEDPGVAWTSGSLTTVDKTLVRKASVIAGVTVNPTSGFPTLATEWDVLPMNDVTNLGTHTFSGSTPSFVPGYENVATNGVNLPVSGLLPNKNYYYRVRAVAGNTSNNSNVIAVTTTEIVAKMGENLTLGQPVNAISVYKQNNVINLVSSVDAIQSVTIFDLSGKVLFNGDNYNTAVIAIDKLNSNNQVIIVRTVTVNNEVKTLKMVF from the coding sequence ATGAAAACACATTTACACAAGACATTTGGCAATGCCTGTCTGCTGTTCACGTCTTTATTGGCAACGACAGTAATGTGGGGTCAGGTTACTTTGCCCGGAACCTCTCCCTATTCGGAAAATTTTAACACCACACCTGGTACTACCGGGACTTCTTATCCTACAGGATGGAGCTCTTATAACGGTACGGCTGTGGATAATGCCATGACAGTAGGTAATGCCGCGTCAACTTCCGGAGCCAACTACAACTACGGTTCAAAAATCGGAATCTTAGGATCAGGAAGTGCTTTCGCTCCGGGATCTATTGTATTACGATTAACGAATACAACCGGAAAAAGCGGATTAAAAATTTCTTATGATGTAATCAAAATCAGAGAACAGGCCCGTAGTAATTCATTTGATCTTGAAATCAGTACTACATCTGCTACCAGCGGTTTTACACCTGTAGCCGGTGGTGCATATGCATCCGGTTCATTGGCAGAAGGTACAGTTACCAATTATACTGATATCGATCTTTCTGCAATCAACAATCTTAGCGGAAACGTATGGATTCGTTGGAAATATGATGAAATCAGCGGATCCGGAAGTCGTGACGGTATTGCTTTAGACAATGTTGTTCTTTCGTGGGGTGCTGATGCGCCAACTGTAACTACTGTTGCTGCATCTGCTATTGCTGCTGCATCTGCTACACTTAACGGAACTGTAAATGCTAACGGAACTACAACGGCTGCTTCATTTAACTGGGGTATTTCTTCGGCTTACGGAAACAGTATTGCTGCTACTCCTTCTTCTGTTAGCGGAACAACGGTAACAGGAATCAGTGCTGCATTAAATTCCTTATTACCTAATACACAATATTATTTCAGAGCGGTTGGAATTTCAGGAAGTACAGTTACTAACGGTACGGGTTCTAATTTTTATACAGCTGCTAACACTCCAGGGTTGTTAACTGTAAACAATCCCGGAATCTACACATTAGACATTACTGTTACTACTACATCTCAAAACAGTAATCCGGCAGTTACTACCTATGCTATCCGTGAAACTAACGGCAGTTATGTACAAGCTAACGGTACTTTAGGTGTAAATCCGGTATGGAGAACAGCTGCACAATGGGGTACAATTACTGTAACCGGTCTGGCTGACAATACACCTTATACTTTTAGTGCAAAAGCCAGAAATCAGGCTACTCCTGCCTTAGAAACTTCTTTTGGTCCTGATGCTACTCAAAGTACTTTAGTAAATACTTTACCAACTTTAACTGTAGGTAATATCCGTGCTTTCGGAGAAGTTTGTGTAAACCAGTTCTCAAATACAAGTAACTTTACTGTTGAGGGAATCAACCTGACTACTGATGCTGTAGTTGTTGGTCCTTTAGCCGGTTTTGTATTCTCTGAAACCGAAACAGGAACATATACCGCTTCTGTATCTATTGCTCAAACCGGCGGAACTTTCTCTAAAACCGTATATATCCGTTTTGCTCCGGTTGATGCTATTGCTTACAGCGGAAATATTGCCATCGTTGGCGGAGGTGCTCCGGCTGTTACAATCAGTGCTTCAGGAACCGGAATCAACACTTTATCTTCTATTACTACAATCGAAGCCGGTGCTTTAAGTGCTGCAACTGCAAAAGTTACTTCTGAAGTAAGCATTGAAGGTTGTTCTACAGTAACTGAAAGAGGTATTGTTTACAGTACTTCAGCTAACCCTTTAATTGGCGGAACAAATGTAATCAAGGTAACGGATGCCGGAACAGGTATCGGAAACTATACAACCAGCTTATCCGGTTTAATCGGAGGTACAGTATATCATACAAAAGGATATAGTGTAAATAACGGCGGTGTTACTTACGGTCAGGAATTAACATTTACTACTGATCCGGTTATTGCTCCTGTTGCTACAGATGCTACTAACATTACACACAATAGTTTTACAGCTAACTGGGATGCTTCAGCAGGTGCAGCAAGCTACCGTCTTGACGTAAGTGAGTCAGCTACTTTTGGTTCTTCAGCTCCGGCTACTGATCTTTTCTTCTCTGAATATGTAGAAGGTACTTCAACAAATAAATATGTAGAAATTTTTAACGGTACCGGTGCTAGTGTTGATTTATCAAACTACCGTGTACGTTTATATTCTAACGGTAGCAGCAGTGCTTCAGGTTCTGCAAACGATGTTCAATTATCAGGAACTTTAGCAAACGGCAGTACAGTTGTATTACGTAATTCAGGTGCTTCAATCTATTCAGGAACTGCGACTGTGGTTGCTTCTGTTAACTTCAACGGAAATGATGCTGTAGCTTTATATAAAATTTCAACAGCTTCTAACGTAGATATCATCGGAAGAATCGGTCAGGATCCGGGATCAGCCTGGACAAGCGGTTCATTATCTACAATGGATCAGACATTAGTACGTAAAGCTTCTGTTATCGCTGGTGTAACTGTAAATCCAACTTCTGGATTCCCTACATTGGCTACTGAGTGGGATGCATTACCTTTAAATGATGTATCGAATTTAGGAACTCATACTTTCGACGGTATCGCTCCTTCTTTCCTTGCCGGATATGAAAACGTAACTGTAAACAATACACAATTCAATGTAACCGGATTAACTCCTGAAAAACACTACTACTACCGTGTAAGAGCTGTTGCCGGTAATACAAGCGGAAACTCTAACACAATTGAGGTTTTAACTATTGCTAACACTCAGCCTACATTTACAGTAACGGAATTAGCGAACTTCGGTGAAGTATGTGCTAATGGCTTAAGTACTGTAAAAAATATGACTGTTTCCGGTATCAACCTTACAACTGACAATATCGAAGTTGGACCGGCTGCCGGTTTCACTTTTGCTACTGATGCAGCAGGACCATTTACTGCTACACTTACGTTAACACAAACCGGAGGAACATATTCTCAAATAGTATATGTACGTTTCGAACCGACAACTGCTACTGTTTATAACACTAACGTAACTATTGCCGGTGGTGGTACTTCTATTACTACTGTAGCCAACGGAACCGGTGTAAACAAAGCTGCTGTTGTAGCTACAAATACAGCTGAAGTATTATCTGCTTATGATGCTAACGTTACCGGAGAAGTTACCGATGAAGGATGTTCTCTTGTAATTGAAAGAGGTATTCTTGTGAGTAGCAACCCTTCACCTGTGATCGGAGGAACGGATGTAATTGCTTATTCCGATTCCGGAACGGGAATCGGAGCTTATACTGTAAATGTTTCTGATTTATTCGGAGGAACACTTTACTACACTCGTTCTTACGCTATAAACGACGGAGGTACCAGCTATGGTCAGGTATTGACATTCACTACAAATCCGGTTCCGGCTCCTGTTGCTACTCCTGCTACTGCTGTTACTGCTAATAGCTTTACTGCAAACTGGGATGAGGTTTTCGGAGCAATGAGTTACCGTGTTGACGTAAGTGAGTCGCCAACATTTGGTTCAACTGCAGCTGCTACTGATTTATTCTTCTCTGAGTATGTTGAAGGTTCTTCTACAAACAAATATTTAGAAATCTACAACGGTACAGGTGCTGCTGTAAATTTATCAGACTACCGTGTACGTCTATATTCTAACGGAAGTACAAGTGCTTCAGGTTCTGCAAATGATGTTCAATTATCAGGAACTTTAGCTAACGGTAGTACAATCGTTATTCGTAATTCAGGAGCTTCTATCTACTCCGGTTCTGCTACTGTAGTTGCTTCTGTAAACTTTAACGGTAATGATGCTGTAGCTTTATACAAAATTTCTACAAATTCAAACGTAGATATTATCGGAAGAATCGGTGAAGATCCGGGAGTAGCCTGGACAAGCGGTTCATTAACTACTGTTGATAAAACTTTAGTACGTAAAGCATCTGTTATTGCTGGTGTAACTGTAAATCCAACTTCAGGATTCCCTACATTGGCTACAGAATGGGATGTATTACCTATGAATGATGTAACGAACTTAGGTACGCATACTTTCTCTGGTTCAACTCCTTCTTTTGTTCCCGGATATGAGAATGTTGCTACTAACGGTGTTAATCTTCCGGTATCCGGATTATTACCAAACAAAAACTACTACTACAGAGTAAGAGCTGTTGCCGGTAATACTAGTAATAATTCTAATGTAATTGCGGTTACAACTACTGAAATCGTTGCTAAAATGGGTGAAAACCTTACTTTAGGTCAACCGGTAAATGCTATCTCGGTTTACAAACAAAACAATGTAATCAACCTTGTATCTTCTGTTGATGCAATCCAATCTGTAACCATATTTGATCTTTCCGGAAAAGTATTGTTCAACGGAGACAATTACAATACTGCTGTTATTGCAATCGATAAATTGAACAGCAATAATCAGGTAATTATTGTAAGAACTGTAACAGTTAACAACGAAGTGAAAACGCTGAAAATGGTTTTCTAA